In Streptomyces sp. NBC_00448, the following are encoded in one genomic region:
- a CDS encoding SDR family NAD(P)-dependent oxidoreductase: MTRFPDKVALVTCAGTGMGAATARLLAARGAAVTLVGRRADKLEDVARQIKEAGGQALPVTGDVSNAEDVERAVARTVDSFGAPHYAVNNAGVTGNFIPTADMPLDAWHNVVAINLDGLFYGLKYQIPAILDAGGGAIVNVSSVFADRGGPTVEYSAAKHAIRGLTRTAAQEYAARGVRINELQPGVIDTEMTQADPDGTQQVAERGIPMRRIGRGEEIATAVAFLLSDDASYITGAHLAVDGGFLA, translated from the coding sequence ATGACGCGGTTCCCGGACAAGGTCGCGCTCGTCACCTGCGCCGGAACCGGCATGGGCGCGGCGACGGCACGGCTGCTCGCCGCCCGCGGCGCGGCCGTCACCCTCGTCGGCCGGCGCGCCGACAAGCTCGAGGACGTCGCCCGGCAGATCAAGGAGGCCGGCGGACAGGCGCTCCCCGTCACCGGCGACGTCAGCAACGCCGAGGACGTCGAGCGGGCGGTCGCCCGGACCGTGGACTCGTTCGGCGCGCCGCACTACGCCGTCAACAACGCCGGGGTGACCGGCAACTTCATCCCCACCGCCGACATGCCCCTGGACGCCTGGCACAACGTCGTCGCGATCAACCTGGACGGCCTCTTCTACGGCCTCAAGTACCAGATTCCGGCGATCCTCGACGCCGGCGGCGGCGCGATCGTCAACGTCTCCAGCGTGTTCGCCGACCGCGGCGGCCCGACCGTCGAGTACTCCGCCGCCAAGCACGCCATCCGCGGTCTGACCCGCACCGCGGCCCAGGAGTACGCGGCCCGGGGAGTGCGCATCAACGAACTCCAGCCCGGCGTCATCGACACCGAGATGACCCAGGCCGACCCGGACGGCACCCAGCAGGTGGCCGAGCGCGGCATCCCCATGCGGCGCATCGGGCGCGGCGAGGAGATCGCCACCGCCGTCGCCTTCCTGCTCTCCGACGACGCGTCCTACATCACCGGAGCCCACCTCGCGGTCGACGGGGGGTTCCTCGCGTAG
- a CDS encoding GNAT family N-acetyltransferase — protein MPHPTSSASARRRHRGRELAFVAALSALTAAAGPVADMVGAGPEGRALAIASAGGLLVAAGLGTWWRGRGFVRLAPGAPAPAGASPAPATDTAADPASDSAPAATALWRMRTTVRDAPGTLGAVCTALARHRVDIVTLQTHPLADGTVDEFLLRAPAALPAAALAASVADAGGTDTWMERADAHDLVDTPTRMLTLATRTALDAAELPLALRQLFGRCTISSTPAGQLDERIDTRIDGQEVREEPAEQDGRTAAARSGEDAPTVMRLRDPSGGVITVRREHLPFTPTEFARARALVELDARLGVRVPHRRDVLTLPAGQEISLRRAHPEDLDAALAMHERCSPGTLAQRYHGPVGDADRYLTHLLSPRFGQSLAVETAAGRLVALGHLLWDGEESEVALLVEDAWQRRGIGAALLRRLVELAAQAGRESVYAVTRSTNTGMTAAMRELDLPQDYQVEDGTLVITATLPASADGTPAPLPWTAIDRPV, from the coding sequence ATGCCGCATCCGACCTCCTCTGCCTCCGCACGGCGCCGTCACAGGGGCCGTGAACTCGCTTTCGTGGCCGCGTTGTCGGCCTTGACGGCCGCCGCGGGCCCCGTGGCCGACATGGTGGGCGCCGGCCCGGAGGGGAGAGCGCTGGCGATCGCCTCGGCGGGCGGGCTGCTGGTCGCCGCCGGCCTGGGCACGTGGTGGCGCGGCCGCGGCTTCGTACGGCTTGCGCCCGGCGCGCCCGCCCCGGCCGGCGCCTCCCCCGCCCCCGCCACGGACACAGCCGCGGACCCTGCCTCGGACTCCGCCCCTGCCGCGACCGCGCTGTGGCGGATGCGCACGACCGTGCGCGACGCCCCCGGCACGCTCGGCGCGGTGTGCACGGCCCTGGCCCGCCACCGGGTGGACATCGTCACCCTCCAGACGCACCCGCTGGCCGACGGCACCGTGGACGAGTTCCTGCTGCGGGCGCCGGCCGCGCTCCCGGCGGCCGCCCTCGCCGCATCCGTCGCGGACGCCGGAGGCACCGACACCTGGATGGAGCGGGCCGACGCCCACGACCTGGTGGACACGCCGACCCGGATGCTCACCCTGGCCACCCGCACCGCGCTGGACGCCGCCGAACTGCCGCTGGCGCTGCGCCAGCTCTTCGGCCGCTGCACGATCAGCTCGACGCCCGCCGGGCAGCTCGACGAGCGCATCGACACGCGGATCGACGGGCAGGAAGTGCGCGAGGAGCCGGCGGAGCAGGACGGACGGACCGCGGCCGCCCGCTCCGGCGAGGACGCGCCGACGGTGATGCGGCTGCGCGACCCGTCCGGTGGCGTGATCACCGTGCGCCGCGAGCACCTGCCGTTCACGCCCACCGAATTCGCCCGGGCACGCGCCCTGGTGGAGCTGGACGCCCGGCTCGGCGTGCGCGTGCCGCACCGCCGCGACGTCCTCACCCTCCCCGCAGGCCAGGAGATCAGCCTGCGCCGGGCCCACCCCGAGGACCTGGACGCGGCGCTCGCGATGCACGAACGCTGCTCGCCCGGCACCCTCGCCCAGCGCTACCACGGCCCCGTCGGCGACGCGGACCGCTACCTCACCCACCTGCTCAGCCCGCGCTTCGGCCAGTCGCTCGCGGTCGAGACCGCCGCCGGCCGGCTGGTCGCCCTCGGCCATCTGCTGTGGGACGGCGAGGAGAGCGAGGTCGCGCTGCTCGTCGAGGACGCGTGGCAGCGCCGCGGCATCGGCGCCGCGCTGCTGCGCAGGCTCGTCGAACTCGCCGCGCAGGCGGGCCGTGAGAGTGTCTACGCGGTCACCCGCTCCACCAACACCGGGATGACCGCGGCGATGCGGGAACTGGACCTGCCGCAGGACTACCAGGTCGAGGACGGCACCCTCGTGATCACCGCCACGCTGCCCGCCTCGGCCGACGGCACGCCCGCGCCGCTGCCCTGGACGGCGATCGACCGCCCGGTGTGA
- a CDS encoding DUF885 domain-containing protein: MSTLTSSPLPRQVADAYVDDLVALDPSLGTYIGAPGSARRLPDHSPAGSQALADLARETLARLAEAEARPGGDSPQERRCARLLRDRLSADIEIHEAGEHLRAVSNINSPLHAIRETFTLMPTATAEDHADLAARLRAVPASVAGYRASLEEGLARDLHGGPKQVETVIEQLGTWVGDGAAGSWFAQLTADGPAELRAELDAAAGEATAAFTQIRDWLRDTYAPAVQDASDTVGRERYARWSRYWNGADLDLEEAYAYGWSEFHRLIAEMRAEAGKILPDTDPWQVMRHLDTHGTVIEGVEEVREWLQGLMDEAIRALDGTHFELAERVKRVEAHIAPPGGASAPYYTAPTEDFSRPGRTWLPTMGHTRFPIYDLVSTWYHEGVPGHHLQLAQWAHIADSLSRYQATIGIVSANAEGWALYAERLMDELGFLTDPERRLGYLDKQMMRAVRVIIDIGMHLELAIPDDSPFHPGERWTPELGHAFFAAHNGSPAEMIDSEVIRYLGMPAQAIGYKMGERTWLAGRAAARAAHGDAFDLKAWHMAALSLGSLGLDDLLAELSVL; this comes from the coding sequence ATGTCGACTCTCACCAGCAGCCCACTGCCCCGCCAGGTCGCCGACGCCTACGTCGACGACCTGGTCGCCCTCGACCCGTCCCTCGGTACGTACATCGGCGCGCCGGGCAGCGCCCGCCGGCTGCCCGACCACTCGCCCGCCGGCTCGCAGGCGCTGGCCGACCTGGCGCGGGAGACGCTGGCCCGGCTGGCCGAGGCCGAGGCGCGGCCCGGCGGCGACAGCCCGCAGGAGCGGCGCTGCGCGCGCCTGCTCCGGGACCGGCTCTCCGCCGACATCGAGATCCACGAGGCCGGTGAGCACCTGCGCGCGGTCAGCAACATCAACTCCCCGCTGCACGCCATCCGCGAGACCTTCACCTTGATGCCGACGGCGACGGCGGAGGACCACGCCGACCTCGCCGCGCGGCTGCGCGCGGTGCCCGCCTCGGTGGCCGGTTACCGCGCGTCGCTGGAGGAAGGGCTGGCCCGCGACCTGCACGGCGGTCCCAAGCAGGTGGAGACCGTCATCGAGCAGCTCGGCACCTGGGTCGGCGACGGCGCGGCGGGAAGCTGGTTCGCCCAGCTCACCGCCGACGGCCCGGCCGAGCTGCGGGCCGAGTTGGACGCCGCGGCGGGCGAGGCCACGGCTGCCTTCACGCAGATCCGCGACTGGCTGCGCGACACGTACGCGCCGGCCGTCCAGGACGCCTCCGACACCGTGGGCCGCGAGCGCTACGCCCGCTGGTCCCGCTACTGGAACGGCGCCGACCTGGACCTGGAAGAGGCGTACGCGTACGGCTGGTCGGAGTTCCACCGGCTGATCGCCGAGATGCGCGCGGAAGCGGGCAAGATCCTGCCGGACACCGACCCGTGGCAGGTGATGCGCCACCTCGACACGCACGGCACCGTCATCGAGGGCGTGGAGGAGGTGCGCGAGTGGCTGCAAGGCCTGATGGACGAGGCGATCCGCGCGCTGGACGGCACCCACTTCGAACTCGCCGAGCGGGTCAAGCGGGTGGAGGCGCACATCGCCCCGCCCGGCGGCGCCTCGGCGCCCTACTACACCGCGCCCACCGAGGACTTCAGCCGCCCGGGCCGCACCTGGCTGCCGACGATGGGCCACACCCGCTTCCCGATCTACGACCTGGTCTCCACCTGGTACCACGAGGGCGTGCCGGGCCACCACCTCCAGCTGGCCCAGTGGGCGCACATCGCCGACAGCCTCTCCCGCTACCAGGCCACCATCGGCATCGTCAGCGCGAACGCCGAGGGCTGGGCGCTGTACGCGGAGCGGCTGATGGACGAACTCGGCTTCCTCACCGACCCGGAGCGGCGGCTGGGCTACCTCGACAAGCAGATGATGCGGGCGGTGCGGGTGATCATCGACATCGGCATGCACCTGGAGCTGGCCATCCCCGACGACTCGCCCTTCCACCCCGGCGAGCGCTGGACGCCGGAGCTCGGCCACGCCTTCTTCGCCGCCCACAACGGCAGCCCCGCGGAGATGATCGACAGCGAGGTGATCCGCTACCTCGGCATGCCCGCGCAGGCGATCGGCTACAAGATGGGCGAGCGCACCTGGCTGGCCGGACGGGCCGCCGCCCGGGCCGCCCACGGCGACGCGTTCGACCTCAAGGCATGGCACATGGCCGCGCTTTCGCTGGGTTCGCTGGGCCTGGACGACCTCCTCGCGGAGCTGTCCGTGCTCTGA
- a CDS encoding AAA family ATPase: MRLHRLELTAFGPFAGTQQVDFDELSAAGLFLLHGPTGAGKTSVLDAVCYALYGQVPGARPANRLRSDHAASGTATEVVLELTLGERRLEITRRPEQVRAKKRGTGTTVDKAVTLLREHIGGAWQGVSKSHQEIGEEVRQLVGMSCEQFCQVVLLPQGEFATFLRAGAVERAALLGRLFDTRRFKAVEQWLRDRRNEADRRLAAGDDGLRQLAARMRQAAGYGDAEPGPGADSGSEPGLGAGVLTDAALARCDARERHAIARTAVLLSEDAHRSAAEAATAARELAALQRRHREALDHESAAARQRPVRTAVRGRLDRARSALTVDPALGLHDKAAAQYEDALTAERAAAAELAAAGELLVEPVDVSSAEPDAELPRGGGSDAFPTQRGGAAPVRPGSPGESGSGVDWVGAGATRGSSGTSGRTSAADEGLRSDPARHGGGVGEQRPGGALGAQGAPAGARLSVEVMTRRVGELREELGGLAGAGEAEARLEEIGRRREMLAREERADEGAVREAQAWLERWAGERGGLQARVEAAAEAAARAEGLAGRVEAARARRDAASERDRLARESARAEEAAREARDRAAEAREAWQDAREARIAGIAAELADGLVDGEPCRVCGAQEHPAPARPEAGLRVTSADEDAANAAYERRRSAYAAAGEATARLRAALDAADAAAGAAPHAELAAAYAESAAEHAAAVRGAGDLAEARRALARAEEERDRRTAQREEALSRTAARTSRREELDEQHRRLTAELAKARAGHATVRARHARLSARIAVLDRAVDAARERADGERRLAEAESAVSEAAAAAGFGSPAEAASALLAPAELARTERDVAAWQREEAAIEAALAAPEPAAAAALPAADPERAQRIADEAHRRLRDASSAESAAATRCRELDRLTGIATARVRELAPARAEFDRLKRLADLAAGNSAENRYRMELETYVLAARLEQVAAAAGVRLQRMSAGRYTLAHSDARAGNRAKSGLGLMVVDAWTGTERDTATLSGGETFFASLALALGLADVVTDEAGGMRLDTLFIDEGFGSLDEQTLDEVLDVLDGLRERDRAVGIVSHVADLRHRIPVQLRVVKDRDGSSVRLHTTAS, from the coding sequence ATGCGCCTGCACCGCCTCGAACTGACCGCGTTCGGCCCCTTCGCCGGCACCCAGCAGGTCGACTTCGACGAGCTGTCCGCCGCCGGGCTGTTCCTGCTGCACGGCCCAACCGGCGCGGGCAAGACCTCCGTCCTGGACGCCGTCTGCTACGCGCTGTACGGGCAGGTGCCCGGCGCCCGGCCCGCGAACCGGCTGCGCAGCGACCACGCCGCTTCCGGCACCGCGACCGAGGTGGTGCTCGAACTCACTCTCGGCGAGCGCCGGTTGGAGATCACCCGGCGACCGGAGCAGGTGCGGGCGAAGAAGCGCGGCACCGGCACCACCGTCGACAAGGCGGTCACGCTGCTGCGCGAGCACATCGGCGGCGCGTGGCAGGGCGTCTCCAAGTCGCACCAGGAGATCGGCGAGGAGGTCCGGCAACTCGTCGGGATGAGCTGCGAGCAGTTCTGCCAGGTGGTGCTGCTGCCGCAGGGCGAGTTCGCGACGTTCCTGCGGGCGGGCGCGGTGGAGCGGGCCGCGCTGCTCGGACGGCTCTTCGACACCCGCCGGTTCAAGGCGGTCGAGCAGTGGCTGCGCGACCGCAGGAACGAGGCGGACCGGCGGCTCGCCGCCGGCGACGACGGACTGCGGCAACTCGCCGCGCGGATGCGGCAGGCGGCGGGGTACGGCGACGCCGAACCCGGGCCCGGTGCCGACTCCGGTTCCGAACCCGGTCTCGGCGCGGGGGTGTTGACCGACGCCGCCCTCGCGCGGTGCGACGCCCGCGAGCGGCACGCCATCGCGCGCACGGCCGTACTCCTCAGCGAGGACGCGCATCGCTCCGCCGCCGAAGCGGCCACCGCGGCACGCGAGTTGGCCGCCCTGCAACGCCGCCACCGGGAAGCCCTCGACCACGAGTCGGCCGCTGCCAGGCAACGTCCGGTCCGCACCGCAGTCCGCGGCCGCCTCGACCGCGCCCGGAGCGCCCTCACCGTCGACCCCGCACTCGGGCTCCACGACAAGGCCGCCGCCCAGTACGAAGACGCCCTCACCGCGGAACGCGCGGCCGCCGCCGAACTCGCCGCCGCGGGAGAGCTCCTGGTCGAGCCCGTGGACGTCTCGTCGGCGGAACCGGACGCTGAGCTGCCCCGAGGCGGCGGCTCGGACGCCTTTCCCACTCAGAGAGGCGGCGCCGCGCCCGTTCGGCCCGGTAGTCCAGGAGAGTCGGGGTCGGGCGTCGATTGGGTCGGTGCGGGGGCGACGCGAGGCAGCTCGGGGACAAGTGGGCGGACGTCGGCCGCTGATGAGGGGCTCAGGTCCGATCCGGCCCGGCACGGCGGCGGCGTGGGAGAACAGCGGCCTGGCGGGGCGCTTGGCGCCCAGGGAGCGCCGGCGGGCGCACGGCTTTCGGTCGAGGTGATGACCCGCAGGGTGGGGGAGTTGCGGGAGGAACTGGGCGGGCTGGCCGGAGCGGGGGAGGCCGAGGCCCGTTTGGAGGAGATCGGGCGGCGCCGGGAGATGCTGGCGCGGGAGGAGCGGGCGGACGAAGGGGCCGTGCGCGAGGCGCAGGCGTGGCTGGAGCGTTGGGCGGGGGAGCGCGGCGGGCTCCAGGCGCGGGTGGAGGCGGCGGCGGAGGCGGCCGCGCGGGCGGAAGGGCTGGCGGGGAGGGTCGAGGCGGCGCGGGCGCGCCGGGACGCCGCATCCGAACGGGACCGGCTGGCACGGGAGTCGGCCCGGGCCGAGGAGGCCGCGCGCGAGGCACGGGACCGGGCCGCCGAGGCCCGCGAGGCGTGGCAGGACGCGCGGGAGGCGCGGATCGCCGGTATCGCGGCCGAGTTGGCCGACGGCCTGGTCGACGGGGAGCCCTGCCGGGTGTGCGGCGCCCAGGAGCACCCCGCCCCGGCGCGGCCCGAAGCGGGGTTGCGGGTCACCTCGGCCGACGAGGACGCGGCGAACGCGGCCTACGAGCGGCGCCGTTCGGCGTATGCGGCGGCCGGCGAGGCAACGGCCCGGCTGCGTGCGGCACTCGACGCGGCCGACGCCGCCGCCGGAGCCGCGCCGCACGCCGAACTCGCCGCCGCCTACGCGGAGTCCGCGGCCGAGCACGCCGCGGCGGTGCGCGGTGCCGGTGACCTCGCCGAGGCGCGACGCGCGCTCGCCCGCGCGGAGGAGGAGCGCGACCGGCGGACCGCGCAGCGCGAGGAGGCGCTCAGCCGCACCGCGGCCCGCACCTCCCGGCGCGAGGAACTCGACGAGCAGCACCGGCGGTTGACCGCCGAGCTGGCCAAGGCCCGGGCCGGCCACGCCACCGTACGGGCCCGGCACGCGCGGCTGAGCGCGCGGATCGCCGTACTGGACCGGGCCGTCGACGCGGCGAGGGAGCGCGCCGACGGCGAGCGGCGGCTGGCCGAGGCAGAGTCCGCGGTGAGCGAGGCCGCTGCCGCGGCCGGGTTCGGGTCGCCGGCGGAGGCCGCGTCGGCGCTGCTCGCGCCGGCCGAACTGGCCCGTACCGAGCGGGATGTGGCCGCCTGGCAGCGGGAGGAGGCCGCGATCGAGGCGGCCCTGGCGGCTCCCGAACCGGCCGCGGCCGCGGCGCTGCCGGCCGCCGACCCCGAGCGCGCGCAGCGGATCGCGGACGAGGCGCACCGCCGGCTGCGGGACGCCTCGTCCGCGGAGTCCGCCGCCGCCACCCGGTGCCGGGAACTCGACCGGCTGACCGGGATCGCCACCGCGCGGGTCCGCGAACTCGCCCCGGCCCGGGCGGAGTTCGACCGGCTGAAGCGGTTGGCGGACCTCGCGGCGGGCAACTCGGCGGAGAACCGGTACCGGATGGAGCTGGAGACCTACGTCCTGGCGGCGCGGCTGGAGCAGGTCGCCGCCGCCGCGGGCGTACGGCTCCAGCGGATGTCGGCGGGCCGCTACACGCTCGCGCACAGCGACGCCCGCGCGGGTAACCGGGCCAAGTCCGGCCTCGGCCTGATGGTGGTGGACGCCTGGACCGGCACCGAACGGGACACCGCGACGCTCTCCGGCGGCGAGACGTTCTTCGCGTCGCTGGCGCTGGCGCTGGGCTTGGCCGACGTCGTCACCGACGAGGCGGGCGGCATGCGACTGGACACCCTCTTCATCGACGAGGGCTTCGGCAGCCTCGACGAGCAGACCCTCGACGAGGTCCTGGACGTGCTGGACGGGCTGCGCGAACGGGACCGGGCCGTCGGCATCGTCAGCCACGTGGCCGACCTGCGGCACCGTATCCCCGTCCAGCTCCGGGTGGTCAAGGACCGCGACGGCTCCAGCGTCCGGCTGCACACCACCGCGAGCTGA
- a CDS encoding GNAT family N-acetyltransferase: MTLHASHDAGSLVLTQGRLILREQLPGEAALLADGKPGTLTWIDGVPGEGTMSAASMTVAAASAGVYRPGWGLFAIQRADDLIAVGGVGFHGPPDRGSVEIGYDLSESGRGQGWATDAARALCQWALGQPDVVLVLATTEPGNRASQAVLERIGFVRVANRGDLWAYELRLMPV, encoded by the coding sequence ATGACTCTGCACGCTTCCCACGACGCCGGCAGCCTGGTGCTCACCCAGGGCCGGCTCATCCTGCGCGAGCAGCTTCCCGGGGAGGCCGCACTGCTGGCCGACGGCAAGCCCGGCACGCTCACCTGGATCGACGGGGTGCCGGGCGAGGGCACGATGAGCGCGGCCTCGATGACGGTCGCCGCGGCGAGCGCGGGGGTCTACCGGCCCGGCTGGGGGCTGTTCGCGATCCAGCGCGCCGACGACCTGATCGCGGTCGGCGGTGTCGGCTTCCACGGCCCGCCGGACCGCGGCTCGGTCGAGATCGGCTACGACCTGTCGGAGTCCGGCCGGGGCCAGGGATGGGCCACGGACGCGGCCCGCGCCCTGTGCCAGTGGGCGCTCGGGCAGCCGGACGTGGTGCTCGTGCTGGCCACCACCGAGCCCGGCAACCGGGCCTCGCAGGCGGTCCTGGAACGCATCGGGTTCGTCCGGGTCGCGAACCGCGGGGACCTGTGGGCGTACGAACTCCGGTTGATGCCGGTGTGA
- a CDS encoding rhodanese-like domain-containing protein — MTATTDTPAPAPVLAPAPAASPVLGVPPAAPADAAAHFAASLAFHTDVSDVAAALTDGGDPGFTLVDTRSTAAWDQGHVPGAVHLPTAQIPRLAADLLDPARPVVVYCWGPGCNGAARAALALARLGYQVKEMLGGMEYWTREGLGYETAAGPARRDADPLTAPLAAGACGC; from the coding sequence ATGACCGCAACCACGGACACCCCCGCCCCCGCCCCCGTCCTCGCTCCCGCCCCCGCCGCAAGTCCTGTGCTGGGTGTGCCCCCGGCCGCGCCCGCCGACGCCGCCGCCCACTTCGCCGCGAGCCTCGCCTTCCACACGGACGTCTCCGACGTCGCCGCCGCGCTCACCGACGGCGGCGACCCCGGCTTCACCCTCGTCGACACCCGCAGCACCGCGGCATGGGACCAGGGCCATGTCCCCGGCGCCGTGCACCTGCCCACCGCGCAGATCCCGCGGCTCGCCGCGGACCTCCTCGACCCGGCCCGGCCCGTCGTCGTGTACTGCTGGGGCCCGGGCTGCAACGGCGCCGCCCGTGCCGCGCTCGCGCTGGCCCGACTCGGCTACCAGGTCAAGGAGATGCTCGGCGGCATGGAGTACTGGACCCGCGAGGGCCTTGGCTACGAGACCGCCGCCGGCCCTGCCCGGCGCGACGCCGATCCGCTCACCGCGCCCTTGGCCGCCGGCGCCTGCGGCTGCTGA
- a CDS encoding Lrp/AsnC family transcriptional regulator, which translates to MTTISLDATDWRLLAALQQDGRASYAELARIVSMSPSAVTERVRRLEEAGVISGYAAVVDHERVGLPVLAMVRLRYPTGNYKPFHDLLDTTPEVLEAHHVTGDDCFVMKVAARSMRHLEEVTGRISGLGAITTSVVYSSPLARRPLVL; encoded by the coding sequence ATGACCACGATTTCCCTGGACGCGACGGACTGGCGGCTGCTGGCGGCCCTGCAGCAGGACGGCCGGGCGAGTTACGCGGAGCTGGCCCGTATCGTCTCGATGTCGCCGAGCGCGGTCACCGAGCGGGTGCGGCGGCTGGAGGAGGCCGGGGTGATCTCCGGGTACGCCGCGGTCGTCGACCACGAGCGGGTCGGGCTGCCGGTGCTGGCGATGGTCCGACTGCGCTACCCGACCGGCAACTACAAGCCGTTCCACGACCTGCTCGACACCACCCCCGAGGTGCTGGAGGCGCACCACGTCACCGGCGACGACTGCTTCGTGATGAAGGTCGCGGCGCGGTCGATGCGTCACCTGGAGGAGGTGACCGGGCGGATCTCCGGGCTCGGCGCGATCACCACGAGCGTGGTGTACTCCTCACCGCTGGCCCGCCGTCCGCTGGTGCTGTGA
- a CDS encoding TetR family transcriptional regulator has product MTRADFLRARSPEAKAARESEILAAASRLALLKSVREVTMTAIADEVGMHKSAMLRYFETREDIFLRLAGTAWRDWSAAVRDLLDAIAPCPDAGAPQWDETARSIAGALAGSLVARPLFCDLLAHTPLNLERNVSTDTVRTFKTRAVAEVENVGAKLRALAGLDADQARGVVTTATSMAGALWQMAAPGTRLRAFYETDPELSHSIVDVEPRLTDILTALLTGYALRPAGPGGPDRG; this is encoded by the coding sequence ATGACCAGAGCCGACTTCCTGCGCGCGCGCAGCCCCGAGGCCAAGGCCGCCCGCGAGAGCGAGATCCTCGCTGCCGCGTCGCGCCTCGCCCTGCTCAAGAGCGTCAGGGAGGTGACCATGACCGCCATCGCCGACGAGGTCGGCATGCACAAGTCCGCGATGCTCCGCTACTTCGAGACACGCGAGGACATCTTCCTGCGGCTGGCGGGCACCGCCTGGCGCGACTGGTCGGCCGCGGTGCGCGACCTCCTCGACGCCATCGCGCCCTGTCCCGACGCCGGCGCGCCGCAGTGGGACGAGACGGCCCGCTCGATCGCCGGCGCGCTGGCCGGTTCGCTGGTGGCCCGCCCGCTCTTCTGCGACCTGCTGGCGCACACCCCGCTCAACCTGGAGCGCAACGTCTCCACCGACACCGTCCGGACGTTCAAGACGCGCGCCGTCGCGGAGGTCGAGAACGTCGGCGCCAAGCTCCGCGCCCTCGCAGGGCTCGACGCGGACCAGGCGCGCGGCGTGGTGACGACCGCCACCTCGATGGCCGGAGCCCTGTGGCAGATGGCCGCCCCCGGCACCCGGCTGCGTGCCTTCTACGAGACCGACCCCGAGCTGTCCCACTCCATCGTCGACGTCGAACCGAGGCTGACCGACATCCTGACCGCCCTGCTCACCGGTTACGCCCTCCGCCCGGCCGGACCCGGCGGACCCGACCGCGGGTGA
- a CDS encoding SDR family NAD(P)-dependent oxidoreductase, with protein MDTHTDTWFITGSSRGFGRQLALAALAAGDNVVATARRPEQLDDLVRQYGDRVLPVALDVTDRSAAVAGLRAAVDRFGRVDVVVNNAGYANTSAVETTPEDDFRRQFDTNFWGVYNVSTAALPLLRAQGGGTVVQFSSIGGRVGSTPGLGSYQAAKFAVDGFTRVLAAETAPFGIRYLVVEPGGFATDWAGASMQVPDVPPEYDATVGEMVRLFSGSVAQEGDPKRAGELLVRVVKHPTPPSHLVLGATAVQMAQDYSRGQLEEVATWEAASRSADFDQDPVELPAPAQETEDRS; from the coding sequence ATGGATACACACACCGACACCTGGTTCATCACTGGTTCCTCGCGCGGCTTCGGCCGTCAGCTCGCGCTCGCCGCGCTGGCCGCGGGCGACAATGTCGTCGCCACGGCTCGCAGGCCGGAGCAACTGGACGATCTCGTACGGCAGTACGGCGACCGTGTGCTGCCCGTCGCGCTCGACGTCACCGACCGGTCGGCCGCGGTGGCCGGCCTGCGGGCGGCGGTCGACCGGTTCGGCAGGGTCGACGTCGTCGTGAACAACGCCGGATACGCCAACACCTCGGCGGTCGAGACCACGCCCGAGGACGACTTCCGCCGTCAGTTCGACACCAACTTCTGGGGCGTCTACAACGTCTCCACCGCCGCGCTGCCGCTGCTGCGGGCGCAGGGAGGCGGCACGGTCGTGCAGTTCTCCTCGATCGGCGGCCGGGTCGGCAGCACTCCCGGTCTCGGGTCCTACCAGGCGGCCAAGTTCGCCGTGGACGGCTTCACCCGGGTGCTCGCGGCGGAGACCGCGCCGTTCGGCATCAGGTACCTCGTGGTGGAGCCCGGCGGCTTCGCGACCGACTGGGCCGGTGCCTCGATGCAGGTCCCGGACGTCCCACCGGAGTACGACGCGACCGTGGGCGAGATGGTGCGCCTGTTCAGCGGTTCTGTGGCCCAAGAGGGCGACCCCAAGCGCGCCGGTGAGCTCCTGGTCCGCGTCGTCAAGCACCCCACCCCGCCCTCCCACCTCGTCCTCGGCGCCACTGCCGTCCAGATGGCACAGGACTACTCCCGCGGGCAGCTGGAGGAGGTCGCCACGTGGGAAGCGGCCAGCCGGTCGGCCGACTTCGACCAGGACCCGGTCGAACTGCCCGCCCCCGCACAGGAGACGGAGGACCGGTCATGA